AAGCCGATCCGATCGGAGGCCCTGTTCGCGGCCATCGAACAGGTGCTGGGGAGCCCCGCGGGCGCCGACGCCCGCCCGGCCGAACCCCCGCCGCCCGGCGTGTTCGATCGCCGGGCGGCGCTCGCGACGGCGGGCGGCGACGAGGGGCTGCTCCGCGAGATCCTGGGGCTCTTCCTCGACGACTGCCCGCGGCTGCTGGCCGAGCTCCGGGCCGCGGCCGAGGCGGGCGACGTCGGGGGCTTCGTCCGCGCGGCCCACACCCTGAAGGGCACCTCCGGCCACTTCGCGGCGGCGGAGGTCTTCGAGGCGGCGACGAGGCTCGAGGCGGCGGGGCGTTCGGGCTCCTGCTCGGGGGCGTCCGTCGAGATCGACGCGATGGGCGCGGCCCTGGACCGCTTCCGAATCGCGGCCGGCGGCCTCGCCCCGGACGACGCGACGTTTTGCGCACCTTCCTTCGACGCATCACCCATCGAGGAGCGAACGACATGTCCGTGATCGAAGCCCCGCAGCCTCCAGCCCTTTCGACGATCGAGACGCCGGCGGATCCCGACGCCCGCGTCCCGACGGTCCTGATCGTGGACGACTCGCCCGTCGACCGCCGCCTGGTGGCCGCGATCGTCGCCAGGAACCCCGGGCTCCGGCCCGTCGTCGCGAACGACGGCGGGGAGGCGTTGGAGATGATCGCAGGCTCCAAGCCCAGCGTCGTGGTCACCGACATCCAGATGCCGGGGATAGACGGGCTCGAGCTCGTCAAGGCGATCCGCCGCGTCCATCCCGACCTGCCGGTCATCCTGATGACGGCCTACGGCAGCGAGGACGTCGCGTTCCAGGCCCTCCGGGCGGGGGCGACCCACTACGTGCCCAAGAAGTCGCTCGCGACCGAGCTCGCCGGCACGATCGATGCGGTGCTCGCGGCGGCGGCCCGCGGCGATCGGGGCTCGCAGCTGCTGCGCTGCGTGGAGCGGAGCGTCACCTCGTGGCGGCTCGCGAACGACGGGCCCCTGATCGCCGCGCTGATCGCCTCGCTCCAGGAGGAGCTGGCCGGCATGGGGGTGTGCGACGGCGGCGTGCGGACGCGGGTCGGCGTCGCGCTCGGGGAGGCCCTCGCCAACGCCATGTTCCACGGCAACCTCGAGGTCTCGTCGGACCTGCGTCAGGAGGACGAGCGGATCTTCCACGCCCTGGCGGACGCCAGGCGCGAGACCTCGCCGTATCGGGACCGTCGGATCGACGTCTCCGCGGAGATCGATCGGGATTCCGCGACGTTCCGGATCCGCGACGAGGGCCCCGGGTTCGACACTTCGGGCCTCGACGCCCCGTTCGACCCCGAGAGCCTGACCCGGATCGGCGGACGCGGGATGATCCTGATCCGGGCGTTCGTCGACGAGGTCCGCCACAACGCCAGCGGCAACGAGATCACGCTGGTCGTGCGCAGGAAGTCGGCCTGAAGGGGCGGTCGTCTGCAAAACGGGAGTCGGAGCTTGAGGAGCGTCGCCCGGGCCGAACGCCGACATCCGCACGCGACCGTCGAGGCCTCGGACCTGGATCTTGCATGGTGATGATTCTGTGATGATTCTTGCCTTGCACGCCGGCCGCGGGCCTGGGAAGGCGCCGTCCATCCCGCCGTATTCCCGGCCCTCGGCCCCGGCGTCGAACCGCCCCGCGCCCGGCGAGGGGGAGGGGGGGGGTCGTTTTGACGAGGTCGATCCCATGGCCTATGGCTTTCGTGGGCGATCGGTCCTCCGGTGAGATCCGGCGTCCATCGGCCTGGCGGGACGAAGAAGCCGGCTCCGGAGTGGCACATGGTCGACGCTTCTCGCCGATCCGGGGGCTCGTCCCGGCCGTTGATCGGGCGTCGGCCCGCCGCGCCCGCGACGCTGCACACGCCCGCATTCGACCGGCTGGCCCGGCTCGCCGCCGCCCTGCTGAAGTCTTCGACGGTGCTGATCTGGCTGGTCGAGGGCGACCGGCTCCTCCGCAAGGGCCCGCGGCGGACGTCGTGGGCCGAGGCCGGCCGAGGGCGCTTCGATCGCGGCCTCTGCCGGCGGATCTTCAGGGCCGGCGCGCCCTCGATCATCGACGCCGCCCGGCTCGATCCGCGGCCGGCCGGGGGGCCGCCCGGGCCCGGGCCGACCCGCGTCGCCTGCGTAGGCGTCCCCCTGGTCGACGGCCGAGGCCGCCGCCTCGGCGTCTTGTGCACGGTCGACGGGCCTCGCGGATCCCGGGACGGATGCCGGCTGGCCGTCCTGGTGGACCTGGCCGAGTCCGCGACGAAGGAGATCGACCTCCTGTCGCTCGAGGAGCGGCTGGCGCGGGCGGAGAAGGCCCTGCTCCTGAGCGAGCAGTGCTACAGGCTCCAGTCGGAGAACGCGACCGACATGATCTCGAGGTTCGACGCCCTCGGGGTCTTCCTCGACGTCACCCCCGCCTGCCGCCACCTGCTGGGCTATTCGCCCGAGGAGTTGATCGGCCGGCCGATCTACGAGCTGATCCATCCCGACGACCTCGCCGCGGTCGCCCGCTCGGGCGAGGCGCTCCGGGCCTCGCCCGGGGCCCAGCTCCAATCGTGCCGGCTCCGGCACAAGGACGGCCGATACCTCTGGATCGAGGGCTCCACCCAGGCGATCCTCGACCCGGACACCGGCGCCTTCCTGGAAGTCCGCTGCTCCTCTCGGGACGTGACCGAGCGGGTGCGGGCCGAGGAGAAACTCGCCCATCAGGCCTCGCACGACGCCCTGACGGGCCTGCCCAACCGGACCTTGCTCCGCGACGAGCTGGAGCGCCACATCGGCCTCCCCGGCGAGGGGATGAGCCCGTTCTCCCTGCTCCTGCTCGACCTGGACCGATTCAAGGAGATCAACGACACGTTCGGGCACCATTGCGGGGACGCCGTCCTCGAGCGGTTCAGCCTTCGGCTGGCGGAGGTGGTCCGAGGCTCCGACGTGCTGGCCCGCCTGGGGGGCGACGAGTTCGGGATCCTCCTGCCCGGGGCGGACGAGAGGAGGGCGCGCGAGGCCGCCGCCGGGATCCAGGGGGTGCTGGCGAGGCCGATCGTCGTGGAGGGACGGCCCTTCGACGTGCGGGCCAGCATCGGGATCGCCATCCACCCCGAGCACGGCCTGGACGCCGAGACGCTCCTGAAGCACGCGGACGTGGCGATGTATTCGGCGAAGCGGGCCGGGGCCGGAAGCTCCGTCTACTCGAGCGGCCGGGACCATCACTGCCCCAGGCGCCTTGGGCTCGTCGTCGAGCTTCGCCGCGCGATCGACGACGGCCAGCTCCGCCTCCACTATCAGCCGACCTTCGACCTCGGGACGATGCGGCCGGTGGGGATGGAGGCGCTCGTACGGTGGCAGCACCCGCGCGACGGCCTGCTCGGCCCCGGCGAATTCATCCCGATGGCCGAACAGACAGGCCTGATCCGCCCGCTGGGGCTCTGGGCGTTGCGCGAGGCCCTGCACCAGCGCCGCGCCTGGTCCCTCGGGGGGATCGACCTGGGCGTGTCGGTGAACCTGTCGCCCGAGAACCTCCAGGACGACCTGCTGGTCGGGACGATCGACCGCCTGATGGACGAGGCGGAGGTCCCGCCGCGACGCCTGACCGTCGAGGTGACCGAGGGGGCTATGATGGCCGACCCGGCCCGCGCGAAGTCGACCCTGGCCCGGCTCCACCGGGCGGGCGTGCTCGTCTCGATCGACGACTTCGGCACGGGATATTCCTCGCTGGGCTACCTGAAGGAGCTGCCGGTGGACGAGGTGAAGGTGGACCGCTCGTTCGTGCGGGACATGGCGGCCAACGAGCGGGACGCCTGCATCGTGCGATCGGTGATCGAGCTGGGGCACAACCTCGGGCATCGCGTCGTGGCCGAGGGGGTCGAGAGCCGGGAAACCCTGGACCTGCTGACGTCGTGGGGCTGCGACCTGGCCCAGGGGTTCCTCCTGGGGCGTCCGCTCCCCGCGTGCGAGGTCCCCGCCTGGCTGGCCCGAACGGGCGGCGCCCCGCCCATGCGATCCGGGTAGGACGGGGCCGCGTCGCGATTCTCGCGCGACGAAGACTTTCCGCGTCCTAGTTCTACTGTTACCGTTCAAGGCCACCGTATTTTGCGAAGCTCCGTCCGACAGAGCCGAGCGACCAAGATCAGCAGACACCGGCCGTCACCGACCTGCCCACGACCTGTAACGCGGCGGGGTTCGCTGCACCACCCAATCAGGTGTCGGCCTCTGCCGCGAGACGATCTGCGACAAATGTGGCGATGTCCGGCGACGCCTCGGGAAGTGGCCCATGACGGTGGTCATCGACCCCTACCAGACTCCAACCGGCACGTGAATCCATGCCGAGGCACCAGCCGGCGAAGTCGTCTCCAACGAGCCAGACTCCACTCAACGCCGGGGCTGGGCCGAAGACCTCCTCGGCGGCAACCGGGCCGCTGTAGAACATGAAGGCCCCGGGACCCAGACTCCCCCAACCGATGAGCCGCAGGAAGGCCGTATAGTGCTCGGGAATGCCGAGGTGCTCACGCCCGATCGACGCCACTTCTTCGGCAGACAGAGTCTCCAAGGCGGTGTCGGGCCAGACTCGGTGGATGGCATCCCGCAGATCGGAGAAGTCGGTGGACATGCCACTTGCCTCTAACTTGTGTTGGACACCAGACGTCGCGGGGGAAATCCCCCGGTGGCCTTGTGCCAGTGGTAGATCCTCGTCTCCTCGTTACGCCGCAGCACGCGGCTGACCTCCGCCGCGACCTCCTCCGGACTGGGTGGCCGGCTGCCGAGCAGCCGGGTCAGGATGTGCCGCGTCTGCCGCACGGTCATCGCTGGGGTTTCCCCCCCCCACCTGCCGTCGCTCCAAGCACAGAAACCAGAGCGCCACCAGCGACAGCGTCATGTGATGGTGCCAGCCCACCCAACTCCGCATCTCGTAGTGATCCAGCCCGACCTCCCCCTTGCCGGCGCCGAACACCTCCTCGATCCGGTGCCGTTGCCGCTGGGCTCGCACCACCTCGGCCAGAGGAATCTCGGGGCCGGCGTTGCTCAGGGCATAGTCGATCCGCGACTCGCCGACCGGGCGGATCACCACCAGGCGCTCCTCCGGTCCAACACGTCCGTCCTGCTTGGTTCGCACCCGCACGCTCAGCGCATCGACTTTCAGCGGTCCCTTCTCGCCGTCGCGGACCGTGATCCGCTCCCAGCGTGATACCGACTGTCGTGCCGCCCAGGCATCGGCCCGTACGAACGGCACCTCGCGTCGGCGGCCGACGCCGGCCTTCTTGCGGGGCGGGCGTCGCCGCTGGAGGTCGCGCACCGAGGTGTTGCACGGCACGTCCAAAACATAGCGTTCACCACGCTGACGTAACGCGGCCCGGAACTCGGAGGCCCGACCCAATTCGTCATCGCCTGTGATCCAGGCGTGGGGCAGACCGGGCAGGCTCCGGTCGAGCAGGTCCAGGGCGATCCGCCAGGTTTCCTGGAACTTGATCTCCTCGGGGACGTGGCACTTCTCGCGTCGGGCCTCGTCGTCGGCCCACTCTCGGGGCAGATAGAGCCGGCGATCGAGCGGGGCGTAGCCGGCATCTGTGGTGTAAGCCAGGAAGACACCGACCTGGCAGTTGTCTACCTTGCCGAGTCGGCCGCACCACTGGCGATCGACGCCGCAGGACTCTGCCCCTTTCTTGGGGAAGGCACTGGGGTCGACGATCACGACGCCGTCGGGGTCGGCCAATTCCTCGCGGACGTGCTGACGCAGTTCGGCCATGACAGCCTCATCATCCCACTTGCCGGCGCCAACAAAGAACTGGATCGGCTTGCGGGGCAGGCCGGCCTGGATGGCGATGGGCTCGGAGGTCTTGCGTTCGAGGCCGCCGAGCCGGGCACGGATGACCAGGGCGGCGGTGGCCCGCTGCTCGACGCGGTAGAACCGGGGCAAGTAGCGCTGGAGAAAGGCCGTCAGGCGGTCGGTCTGACCCGTGATGGCCTCGGCAGTGACTACGGCGTCGGCCAGCAGAGCCTTCGCGTCCGGATGATCCAGGAGTGACATCGGGGTCCCCCAAGCGTGCCGCAGATTCGCCACGGCGTTCGATCGTAGTGGAGGCCGAGCCAAGAGTCACGAGGGAATCGGTTACAGTAGAACTAGGCTCTCTGAGAGATCCTCTGCCGAGTAAAGAGAGCCCCTTCGCATGCACCGCTTCGCCCAGGGCATCGTCGAGACCGTCCGACACCCGCTCCTCGTCCTGGACCGAGACCTGCAGATCCGCAAGGCCAACGCCGCGTTCTACCGCACTTTCGGCGTGACCAGGGACGAGACGGAAGGCCGGCTCTTGCATGAATTGGGGGGCGGCCGGTGGGGCGACTCGTGCCTGAGGGCCTTGCTGGACGCGGTCGACCGGGCCGGCGAAGCCTTCCAGGACTACGAGGTCGAACTCGAATTCTCGCACGTCGGCGTCAAGGTCGTGCTGCTCGACGCCCACCGCGTCCACGACGACGGCACGCCGTGGGTCTTGCTGGCGATCGAGGACGTGACCGCCCGCGCCCGCGAGGAGCTGCAACGGCTCAACAGGGAGCTGGAGGACCGCGTCGGGGAGCGGACGGAGCAGCTTCAGGCGGCCAATCGGGAGCTGGAGGCGTTCTCCTACTCGGTGAGCCACGACCTGCGCGCCCCGCTGCGCGCCCTCGACGGCTTCAGCGACGAGCTGCTGAGGAGCTATGCCGACCGGCTCGACGACCGCGGGCGGCACTACCTCCGGCGGCTGAGGTCGGGCACCCAGCGGATGGGGCAGTTGATCGACGACATGCTGCAGCTGTCCCGGCTCAACCGCGGCGAGATGAAGCGAGAGCGGGTGGACCTGACGGCCCTGGCGGAGGCGGTGGCGGCCGAGCTGCAGGGCCGAGAACCCGACCGGCGCGTCGCCCTCGTCATCGAGGCGGGCCTGTCCGCCGTGGGCGACGGCTCGCTGCTGCGGGTCGCCCTGGAGAACCTGCTGGGCAACGCCTGGAAGTTCACCTCCAAGAACGAGTCCGCGGCCGTCACGGTCGGCCGGGAGGAGCACCAGGGGGCCCCCGCGTTCTTCGTGCGGGACGACGGGGCCGGCTTCGACATGGCCCACGCCCCCAAGCTGTTCGGGGCCTTCCAGCGGCTGCACGGGGAGAAGGAGTTCCCCGGGAACGGCATCGGCCTGGCCACCGTCCAGCGGGTCGTCCACCGCCACTGCGGGCAGGTCTGGGCCGAGGGCCGGCCGGGGCGAGGGGCGACCTTTCACTTCACCCTGCCCCTGGAGGAGACGCCGTGAACGGGAAGATCATCCTGCTGGTGGAGGACAACCAGGACGACGAGGAGCTGGCCGTGCTCGCCTTCGAGCGGAGCCGCATCGCCAGCGCGATGGTCGTCGTCCGCGACGGCCAGGAGGCCCTGGACTACTTCTTCGGCACCGCAGCCCACGAGGGCAAGGACGCGAAGGAGTTGCCCCAGGTGGTCCTGCTGGACCTGAAGCTGCCGAAGGTGGACGGCCTGGAAGTCCTCAGGCGCCTGCGCGCCGACCCGAGGACTCGGAGGCTTCCCGTGGTCGTGCTGACCTCCTCGAAGGAGGAGCAGGACCTGCTCGCCAGCTACGACCGGGGGGCCAATAGCTACGTCCGCAAGCCGGTGGACTTCCCCCGCTTCGCCGAGACCGTCCATCAACTCCAGATGTACTGGCTCGTCCTAAACGAGGTGCCGACCGCCGGCGGCGAAGGCCCATGACCGCCGCCCCGCGGATCCTGATCGTCGAGGACTCGGCGGACGACGCCGAGGTGATGATGCACGAGCTCTCCCGAGGCGAGATCGCCCCGGTGTGGATGCGGGTGGAGTCGGCCGGCGAGATGGGAGCCGCGCTGGCGACGGCGCCGTGGGACGTGGTCCTCTCGGACTATTCCCTGCCCGGCTTCGGGGCGGTCGAGGCCCTGGCCCTCTGCCGGGAGGCGGATCCGGACCTTCCTTTCGTCGTGGTTTCGGGGACCATCGGCGAGCAGAGGGCGGTCGAGATGATGCGGGCGGGGGCCGCCGACTACCTGCTCAAGGGCAACCTCGTCCGGCTCTCCGCGACGATCGACCGGGAGGTGCGCGAGGTCGAGAACCGCCGGGCGCGCCGACGGGCGGAGCGGGCCGCCTCGCTCCTGGCCAGCGTCGTGGAGTCCTCCGGCGACGCCATCCTCTCCAAGTCGATCGACGGCCTCATCACGTCGTGGAACCCGGCCGCCGAACGGCTCTACGGGTGGACGGCGGCGGAGGCGGTCGGCCGCCACATCTCCCTCATCGTCCCCCCCGAGGGA
The DNA window shown above is from Paludisphaera mucosa and carries:
- a CDS encoding sensor histidine kinase, with protein sequence MHRFAQGIVETVRHPLLVLDRDLQIRKANAAFYRTFGVTRDETEGRLLHELGGGRWGDSCLRALLDAVDRAGEAFQDYEVELEFSHVGVKVVLLDAHRVHDDGTPWVLLAIEDVTARAREELQRLNRELEDRVGERTEQLQAANRELEAFSYSVSHDLRAPLRALDGFSDELLRSYADRLDDRGRHYLRRLRSGTQRMGQLIDDMLQLSRLNRGEMKRERVDLTALAEAVAAELQGREPDRRVALVIEAGLSAVGDGSLLRVALENLLGNAWKFTSKNESAAVTVGREEHQGAPAFFVRDDGAGFDMAHAPKLFGAFQRLHGEKEFPGNGIGLATVQRVVHRHCGQVWAEGRPGRGATFHFTLPLEETP
- a CDS encoding IS701 family transposase; the protein is MSLLDHPDAKALLADAVVTAEAITGQTDRLTAFLQRYLPRFYRVEQRATAALVIRARLGGLERKTSEPIAIQAGLPRKPIQFFVGAGKWDDEAVMAELRQHVREELADPDGVVIVDPSAFPKKGAESCGVDRQWCGRLGKVDNCQVGVFLAYTTDAGYAPLDRRLYLPREWADDEARREKCHVPEEIKFQETWRIALDLLDRSLPGLPHAWITGDDELGRASEFRAALRQRGERYVLDVPCNTSVRDLQRRRPPRKKAGVGRRREVPFVRADAWAARQSVSRWERITVRDGEKGPLKVDALSVRVRTKQDGRVGPEERLVVIRPVGESRIDYALSNAGPEIPLAEVVRAQRQRHRIEEVFGAGKGEVGLDHYEMRSWVGWHHHMTLSLVALWFLCLERRQVGGGNPSDDRAADAAHPDPAARQPATQSGGGRGGGQPRAAA
- a CDS encoding putative bifunctional diguanylate cyclase/phosphodiesterase, which codes for MVDASRRSGGSSRPLIGRRPAAPATLHTPAFDRLARLAAALLKSSTVLIWLVEGDRLLRKGPRRTSWAEAGRGRFDRGLCRRIFRAGAPSIIDAARLDPRPAGGPPGPGPTRVACVGVPLVDGRGRRLGVLCTVDGPRGSRDGCRLAVLVDLAESATKEIDLLSLEERLARAEKALLLSEQCYRLQSENATDMISRFDALGVFLDVTPACRHLLGYSPEELIGRPIYELIHPDDLAAVARSGEALRASPGAQLQSCRLRHKDGRYLWIEGSTQAILDPDTGAFLEVRCSSRDVTERVRAEEKLAHQASHDALTGLPNRTLLRDELERHIGLPGEGMSPFSLLLLDLDRFKEINDTFGHHCGDAVLERFSLRLAEVVRGSDVLARLGGDEFGILLPGADERRAREAAAGIQGVLARPIVVEGRPFDVRASIGIAIHPEHGLDAETLLKHADVAMYSAKRAGAGSSVYSSGRDHHCPRRLGLVVELRRAIDDGQLRLHYQPTFDLGTMRPVGMEALVRWQHPRDGLLGPGEFIPMAEQTGLIRPLGLWALREALHQRRAWSLGGIDLGVSVNLSPENLQDDLLVGTIDRLMDEAEVPPRRLTVEVTEGAMMADPARAKSTLARLHRAGVLVSIDDFGTGYSSLGYLKELPVDEVKVDRSFVRDMAANERDACIVRSVIELGHNLGHRVVAEGVESRETLDLLTSWGCDLAQGFLLGRPLPACEVPAWLARTGGAPPMRSG
- a CDS encoding response regulator, with the protein product MNGKIILLVEDNQDDEELAVLAFERSRIASAMVVVRDGQEALDYFFGTAAHEGKDAKELPQVVLLDLKLPKVDGLEVLRRLRADPRTRRLPVVVLTSSKEEQDLLASYDRGANSYVRKPVDFPRFAETVHQLQMYWLVLNEVPTAGGEGP
- a CDS encoding response regulator yields the protein MSVIEAPQPPALSTIETPADPDARVPTVLIVDDSPVDRRLVAAIVARNPGLRPVVANDGGEALEMIAGSKPSVVVTDIQMPGIDGLELVKAIRRVHPDLPVILMTAYGSEDVAFQALRAGATHYVPKKSLATELAGTIDAVLAAAARGDRGSQLLRCVERSVTSWRLANDGPLIAALIASLQEELAGMGVCDGGVRTRVGVALGEALANAMFHGNLEVSSDLRQEDERIFHALADARRETSPYRDRRIDVSAEIDRDSATFRIRDEGPGFDTSGLDAPFDPESLTRIGGRGMILIRAFVDEVRHNASGNEITLVVRRKSA